A genomic window from Oceanobacillus timonensis includes:
- a CDS encoding glycine betaine ABC transporter substrate-binding protein — protein MILLSKKWFILVSIGIVLLLMGCQEESSSNVAEENNDAAEIEEIVGIEPGSGTMDIAENAIEGYDLDVDLIESSEAAMLSELQGAIENEEPIVVTLWEPHWSFREYDLKFLEDPQETLGESENIHTMVREGLEDEQTSAYQLLDNFYWEVEDMNEVMANFRDDDIEPREAASEWIENNRDEVDTWMENVEPVDNEEIELAYVNWDTEISSTNVVAILLEELGYDVTLTAVDMGIAFEALSNGDVDGMLIAWLPVGAASYYEEYKGEIVDLGPNLEGAQQGFVVPEYMEIDSIDDLPTN, from the coding sequence ATGATTTTACTATCAAAGAAATGGTTTATCCTCGTAAGTATTGGTATTGTACTACTTTTAATGGGTTGCCAAGAAGAATCGAGTAGTAATGTCGCAGAAGAAAACAATGATGCAGCTGAAATCGAGGAAATTGTCGGAATCGAGCCAGGATCAGGAACAATGGATATCGCCGAAAATGCAATTGAAGGCTACGATTTGGATGTCGACCTGATTGAAAGTTCAGAAGCAGCCATGTTATCGGAATTGCAGGGGGCGATAGAAAATGAGGAACCAATTGTCGTCACGCTCTGGGAACCACACTGGTCGTTTCGAGAATATGACTTGAAATTTTTAGAGGATCCACAAGAAACACTAGGTGAATCCGAAAATATACATACAATGGTCAGAGAGGGTCTTGAGGATGAACAGACTTCTGCTTACCAGTTATTGGATAACTTTTACTGGGAAGTAGAAGACATGAATGAGGTTATGGCAAATTTTAGAGATGATGATATAGAACCTCGCGAAGCAGCTTCCGAATGGATCGAAAACAATCGGGATGAAGTTGACACGTGGATGGAGAACGTGGAACCCGTTGATAATGAGGAAATCGAACTAGCCTATGTGAATTGGGATACAGAGATCTCATCAACCAATGTCGTTGCAATTCTACTTGAAGAATTAGGCTACGATGTCACATTGACCGCTGTAGATATGGGAATCGCATTTGAAGCGCTTTCCAATGGTGATGTTGATGGCATGTTAATTGCTTGGCTTCCCGTGGGAGCAGCTTCCTATTATGAAGAGTACAAAGGTGAAATCGTAGACTTGGGTCCAAATTTGGAAGGTGCTCAACAAGGATTTGTTGTCCCAGAATATATGGAGATAGATAGTATTGATGATTTACCAACAAATTAA
- a CDS encoding PTS sugar transporter subunit IIB — protein sequence MENNKLKIIILCSWGATSSQLAKKVEQAAEKRELDVEVYAGGTGEFKQKASEYDVALLEPQVRHLKKEVTKIGEQNDVPVELVDQRAFALMDGDKVLDQALAMKK from the coding sequence ATGGAAAATAACAAGCTAAAAATAATTATTCTTTGCAGCTGGGGAGCTACTTCAAGTCAATTAGCCAAAAAAGTGGAACAGGCAGCAGAGAAACGAGAGTTAGATGTGGAAGTATATGCAGGTGGAACTGGAGAATTTAAACAAAAAGCAAGTGAATATGATGTTGCATTATTAGAACCACAAGTACGTCATTTGAAAAAAGAAGTTACCAAAATTGGGGAGCAGAATGATGTCCCTGTAGAATTAGTAGATCAACGGGCGTTTGCATTAATGGATGGAGACAAGGTGTTGGATCAGGCGCTGGCTATGAAAAAATAA
- a CDS encoding KinB-signaling pathway activation protein: protein MNTRILVNFFWKTFWLGGLAGLIASFFIRPEEYLTYMSPFNVMELLGVFVFFLGLGLTFAAVSMTGFFAYLFVNRMGLNVFKGYWTIVQVGLIIFVLFDLIYFPYRAADGDTAIYWFILIAAAMLLIGWMVAKIKTKETNSTAFVPALFFMVVFTTAEWVPGLMVDGTDYAWLMVVPLLVCNMYQILTLHKLPFVEKKSDKEQKTQQKSNKEQRKA, encoded by the coding sequence TTGAACACAAGAATATTGGTAAATTTCTTTTGGAAAACATTCTGGCTTGGAGGGCTTGCTGGGTTGATTGCAAGTTTCTTTATACGACCGGAAGAATATCTTACATATATGTCTCCGTTTAATGTGATGGAGTTACTCGGGGTATTTGTTTTCTTTTTAGGTTTGGGTCTAACCTTTGCGGCAGTCAGTATGACAGGGTTCTTTGCGTATTTGTTTGTGAATCGAATGGGACTGAATGTATTCAAAGGATACTGGACAATCGTACAAGTTGGTTTGATTATTTTTGTTTTATTTGATCTTATTTATTTCCCTTATCGTGCAGCAGACGGAGATACAGCAATATATTGGTTTATACTGATTGCTGCTGCAATGCTTTTAATTGGATGGATGGTAGCAAAGATCAAAACAAAAGAAACGAATTCGACAGCTTTTGTTCCAGCACTTTTTTTCATGGTCGTTTTTACAACAGCCGAATGGGTTCCCGGATTAATGGTAGATGGCACGGATTATGCTTGGTTAATGGTTGTTCCGCTATTGGTATGTAACATGTATCAAATCTTGACATTGCATAAACTGCCTTTTGTGGAGAAAAAATCGGACAAAGAGCAGAAAACGCAGCAGAAATCAAATAAAGAACAAAGGAAAGCATAA
- the pdaB gene encoding polysaccharide deacetylase family sporulation protein PdaB, translated as MNHFYTIRLNRKKIILTAAIVLTAALLIWTQTPSIMAMFTKDEPAALSKGNEDVEDVAVTFNISWGEEKVESILDVLEKEDVQATFFVSGEWAERHPDLLEEISEGTHEIGLLGYRYKSYLDQEPEQIRKDLVKAQEVMDKLGYEDIQLLRTPHGHLNEEIIELAESMQFQVVHWNVNPDDWENPGVETIIDEVMEQTENGDIILLHASDSAKQTAEALETVLPGLKNKGYGLITISEMVNQAKADTELID; from the coding sequence TTGAATCATTTCTATACAATTCGTTTAAACCGGAAGAAAATAATCTTAACTGCTGCTATCGTTTTAACAGCAGCCCTTCTTATCTGGACGCAAACACCTTCTATTATGGCAATGTTTACAAAGGATGAACCTGCTGCCCTTTCAAAAGGAAATGAAGACGTAGAAGACGTTGCTGTTACCTTCAATATTAGCTGGGGAGAGGAGAAAGTAGAAAGTATTCTGGACGTATTAGAAAAAGAAGATGTACAAGCTACATTTTTTGTCAGTGGTGAATGGGCTGAACGACATCCTGATTTATTAGAAGAAATTTCTGAAGGAACGCATGAAATTGGACTGCTTGGTTATCGCTATAAGAGTTATTTAGATCAGGAACCAGAACAAATAAGAAAAGATTTGGTAAAAGCGCAAGAGGTTATGGACAAATTGGGATATGAAGATATTCAGCTTTTACGGACACCACACGGACATTTAAACGAAGAAATTATTGAATTAGCAGAGAGCATGCAATTTCAAGTTGTCCATTGGAATGTGAATCCGGATGATTGGGAGAATCCCGGAGTAGAAACCATCATTGATGAAGTTATGGAACAAACAGAAAATGGGGATATTATTCTGTTGCACGCTTCTGATAGTGCCAAGCAAACTGCTGAAGCTTTAGAGACAGTCCTTCCCGGATTAAAAAATAAAGGGTATGGATTGATTACGATATCAGAAATGGTCAATCAAGCAAAGGCAGACACCGAACTGATTGATTGA
- a CDS encoding PTS lactose/cellobiose transporter subunit IIA has translation MNYEEIMSQLILHGGNARGAAYEALDEAQSFDFTEAEKLLEEADQEFVKGHQYQTKLIQNQDDQAKPSFLMIHAQDHLMTAQAELQLIKRMIEQLRTTENLEKRIEQLEQS, from the coding sequence ATGAACTACGAAGAAATTATGTCACAACTCATCTTGCATGGAGGAAACGCCCGTGGTGCAGCATACGAAGCACTGGATGAAGCGCAGTCCTTCGATTTTACGGAAGCTGAAAAGCTATTAGAAGAAGCAGATCAAGAATTTGTAAAAGGACATCAGTATCAAACAAAACTTATCCAAAATCAAGATGACCAGGCGAAACCGAGTTTTTTAATGATTCATGCACAAGATCACCTCATGACTGCACAGGCAGAACTGCAGTTAATCAAACGTATGATTGAACAATTAAGAACAACGGAAAACCTGGAAAAAAGAATTGAACAACTGGAGCAGTCCTAG
- a CDS encoding glycoside hydrolase family 3 protein: protein MQKRGKRWLSCFAIFILFLSIQSPALADNNTTEEGASEIEFIEQENGPVLGYSSTSGVEIIQEGANQFKDLNQNGELDDYEDWRLSTEERAEDLASKMSIEEIAGLMLYSSHQSIDSAELTDEQSSYITNDNLRHVLITNVESPETAAQWNNHAQILAESLGLGIPLNNSSDPRHGIDASAEFNAGADGEISMWPETIGLAATFNPDIVEQFGHIAAEEYRALGIATALSPQIDIATDPRWYRFPGTFGENSDLAADMAKAYGDGFQTSSQQDEIADGWGHTSVNTMAKHWPGGGTGEAGRDAHYAFGKYAVYPGDNFDEHLLPFLNGAFDLEGGTDSVSAIMPYYTIPWNQDEQYNENVGNSYSKYIIQDLLRDKYDYDGVVTTDWGIIGDPNEDIEQFAGGKSWGVEELSDPERFYKVLINGVDQFGGVDEADGILEAYQLGVDEHGEEFMRNRFEESAVRLLTNIFQTGLFENPYLKVEETTETVGNSEYMEAGFEAQLQSIIMLKNKDNVLPLQTEDNEQLTAYVPERWFPTEESSFGGDGETPEGEWASPLNLDIVEDYFNITTNPDEADFALVGIEGPDGGLGYSSEDVENGGNGYFPITLQYGEYTAEYAREESIAGGHPTEESANRSYKDKTVTASNTKDLDLVLETKEKMGDKPVIASVSMTNPAVLAEFEEEVDAILVDFGVQDQAVLEILSGKEEPSGLLPFQMPANMRTVEEQYEDVAHDMVAYVDSERNTYDFAFGLNWDGVIQDERTERYEFDGASGNELPETATSMNVYLVTGFVLLLLGGVFLVIQRRKNI from the coding sequence ATGCAAAAACGTGGTAAACGGTGGCTGAGTTGTTTCGCTATATTTATTCTTTTCCTGTCTATACAAAGCCCTGCTCTAGCAGATAATAACACAACGGAAGAAGGCGCAAGTGAAATAGAATTCATTGAACAAGAAAACGGACCTGTACTTGGGTACTCTTCTACATCTGGTGTAGAGATAATTCAAGAAGGAGCCAACCAATTTAAAGACCTGAATCAGAATGGTGAATTAGATGACTACGAAGATTGGAGGTTATCTACAGAAGAAAGAGCAGAAGACCTTGCATCAAAAATGTCAATAGAAGAAATTGCAGGGCTTATGCTATACAGTTCTCATCAAAGTATTGATTCTGCTGAATTGACAGACGAACAGAGTAGCTATATAACAAATGATAACCTTCGTCATGTATTGATAACGAATGTGGAAAGCCCGGAAACAGCAGCACAATGGAATAATCATGCCCAGATTTTGGCTGAGAGCTTAGGGTTAGGTATTCCATTAAATAATAGCTCTGATCCGAGACATGGTATTGACGCCAGTGCAGAATTTAACGCTGGTGCCGATGGAGAAATATCTATGTGGCCAGAGACAATCGGTTTAGCTGCAACATTCAATCCTGATATTGTGGAACAATTTGGGCATATTGCTGCGGAAGAGTATCGTGCACTTGGCATTGCTACTGCTCTATCTCCACAAATTGATATTGCAACAGACCCACGATGGTATCGATTTCCGGGTACATTCGGGGAAAACTCCGATTTAGCAGCTGATATGGCAAAAGCCTATGGAGACGGTTTTCAAACCTCCAGTCAGCAAGATGAAATAGCTGATGGATGGGGACATACAAGTGTCAATACAATGGCAAAACACTGGCCTGGCGGTGGAACAGGTGAAGCAGGACGTGATGCACATTACGCTTTTGGAAAATATGCTGTTTACCCAGGCGATAACTTTGATGAGCATCTTCTCCCTTTTTTAAATGGCGCATTTGATCTAGAGGGAGGCACAGATTCCGTCTCTGCTATAATGCCATATTATACCATTCCTTGGAACCAAGATGAGCAGTATAACGAAAATGTTGGTAACTCCTATAGTAAATATATTATTCAAGACCTTCTCAGAGATAAATATGATTATGATGGTGTTGTCACAACTGATTGGGGAATTATCGGAGATCCAAATGAAGATATCGAACAATTTGCAGGCGGAAAATCTTGGGGAGTAGAAGAACTTTCTGATCCGGAAAGGTTCTATAAAGTTCTGATTAATGGCGTCGATCAATTTGGTGGAGTAGATGAAGCAGACGGAATTTTAGAAGCATATCAACTTGGTGTCGATGAGCACGGAGAAGAATTTATGCGTAATCGTTTCGAGGAATCTGCTGTTCGTTTATTAACAAATATTTTTCAAACTGGCTTATTTGAAAATCCTTATTTAAAAGTTGAAGAAACAACGGAAACTGTCGGCAACTCTGAATATATGGAAGCAGGATTCGAAGCACAACTTCAATCGATTATCATGTTAAAAAATAAAGATAACGTATTGCCTCTTCAAACAGAGGATAATGAACAACTGACAGCATATGTGCCCGAAAGATGGTTCCCTACTGAAGAAAGCAGCTTTGGAGGAGACGGTGAAACCCCAGAAGGAGAATGGGCTTCCCCTCTTAACCTGGATATTGTTGAAGATTATTTTAATATTACTACTAATCCAGATGAAGCAGACTTTGCGTTAGTTGGAATAGAAGGTCCAGATGGCGGACTCGGTTATTCATCTGAAGATGTTGAAAACGGAGGAAATGGTTATTTCCCAATTACGCTGCAATATGGGGAATATACAGCTGAATATGCTAGAGAAGAAAGTATTGCTGGAGGGCATCCAACAGAAGAATCTGCTAACAGGTCTTATAAAGATAAAACTGTCACTGCATCCAATACAAAAGACCTTGACTTAGTACTTGAAACAAAAGAAAAAATGGGGGACAAACCAGTAATTGCTTCCGTTTCTATGACCAATCCCGCCGTTTTAGCAGAATTTGAAGAAGAAGTAGATGCCATTTTGGTAGATTTCGGTGTCCAAGATCAAGCAGTATTAGAAATATTATCAGGTAAGGAAGAACCTTCCGGATTACTTCCATTCCAAATGCCAGCTAATATGAGAACGGTAGAAGAACAATATGAAGATGTAGCTCATGACATGGTAGCTTATGTCGATTCAGAACGAAACACTTATGATTTTGCATTTGGCCTAAATTGGGATGGCGTTATCCAGGATGAAAGAACTGAAAGATATGAATTTGATGGAGCGTCCGGTAATGAGCTTCCTGAGACAGCTACCTCCATGAATGTTTATTTGGTCACCGGATTTGTATTACTTCTTTTAGGCGGGGTATTTCTAGTCATTCAACGAAGAAAAAACATATAA
- a CDS encoding amidohydrolase family protein has product MPKKRQKRRIIDTDVHERVMYSDLLPYLDNPWRRYIEDNHWLQEKHMPYTQPTVAGVDRADAVTPDGGAAGTDLKFMQEQLLDAEGHEYAILSGALDPSPSSMHGWYEMGAALATAYNDWQIENWLEKDSRLYGSVHIAAQDPQQAVREIERVGSHPKMVQVLLPIDTRSWGDPYYHPIYEAAQRYQLSIGMHHNEPPTHFGGWPRYFIEWHTMLPTAHMIEVSNMVFNGVFDKFPDLHLIMIEGGFTHVPHLMKKMDQQYKELRHEIPWVKRMPSRIIQEHVRFTTQPVEELNQKEFMQYVDQMGSEDMICFATDYPHWDYDSPLEALPKLDETLEEKIYSENARAALPKLPRRTGGLE; this is encoded by the coding sequence ATGCCTAAAAAGCGACAAAAGCGTCGTATTATCGATACAGATGTTCATGAAAGAGTTATGTATTCGGATCTTCTCCCGTACTTGGATAATCCATGGAGACGATATATAGAAGATAATCATTGGCTGCAGGAAAAACATATGCCGTATACACAGCCAACAGTAGCAGGTGTTGATCGCGCTGATGCGGTAACACCAGACGGAGGAGCGGCAGGAACGGACCTAAAGTTTATGCAAGAACAATTACTTGATGCGGAAGGGCATGAATACGCCATTTTAAGTGGAGCCTTAGATCCCTCCCCATCGTCCATGCACGGCTGGTATGAAATGGGGGCTGCTTTAGCGACCGCATACAATGATTGGCAAATTGAAAATTGGCTGGAAAAGGACAGCCGCTTATATGGTTCGGTTCATATTGCAGCACAGGATCCGCAACAAGCGGTTCGTGAGATAGAACGGGTAGGTTCGCATCCCAAAATGGTGCAAGTATTACTGCCGATTGATACACGCTCGTGGGGAGACCCTTATTATCATCCAATTTATGAAGCGGCTCAGCGCTATCAATTATCCATTGGTATGCATCATAATGAACCGCCTACGCATTTCGGAGGCTGGCCGCGCTATTTTATTGAGTGGCACACCATGTTGCCAACAGCGCATATGATTGAAGTTTCCAACATGGTGTTTAATGGTGTTTTTGATAAATTCCCAGATTTGCATCTTATCATGATTGAGGGTGGGTTTACGCATGTCCCGCATCTTATGAAAAAGATGGACCAGCAGTACAAGGAACTTCGTCATGAGATCCCATGGGTAAAACGAATGCCTAGCCGCATTATTCAGGAACATGTTCGTTTTACCACGCAACCCGTGGAAGAATTAAACCAGAAAGAATTTATGCAGTATGTCGATCAAATGGGGTCGGAGGATATGATTTGTTTTGCCACCGATTATCCACATTGGGATTATGATTCCCCCTTAGAGGCGCTCCCGAAACTAGATGAGACGTTGGAGGAGAAGATTTATTCCGAAAATGCGCGGGCTGCTCTGCCTAAATTACCAAGACGGACAGGAGGTCTGGAATGA
- a CDS encoding sigma 54-interacting transcriptional regulator: protein MSRITDIYQYLSQLKGEAVTAVEVGEQLNIDRSTASRYLNDLVKRNKANKISGKPVRYALETSESSESEQMDLIGSEEALRPILETGMAAFSYPSRPLPILFTGETGTGKSYLAEKLSQLAVEQASMLDNNAFVSFNCADYAQNPELLIGQIFGIKKGAFTGADEDKRGLVDMAHKGILFLDEIHRLPPSGQEMLFYLMDKGTYHRLGDATHERTAEVAIIGATTENPDDVLLPTLLRRFSIKLNIPPLRERTYKEREKLIDSFLQEEAAKMSTTLSIEADCREAFLTYDCPGNIGQLKSDIQIACAHAYYRYLNSDRKHVVIKLEDFLGYSENNTENKKKKVPLDIEHDTGKDSANVPNIYQYFDSTSKNSKKSTQVLEKVVIDYISELNQKYRHLQNQRESWNQLIDKDLFDTLHYAGEALKETFGFPIPKRQLFVLGLHLQNFRNHLRNDIKKTPIPVVVHPNASYRQAANQIAYYLKEQIGMTLPAEEIELMTHFITPENDTVETVMNDQKIAVLLVMHGKSTASSMSEVVNYLLGNRVIHAIDMPLHITAEETYEQVKTHIQQFKTTLENIEGVLLLVDIGSLITMGDTIKNDVDVPLKTISSVNLSMVMEAGRQSLVSEQTLSGIYEDTKAAMLKFVKEEEETKHVQKKRLIATVCFTGEGAAQLLEDWIKKQISQSDQDVLIRSVRVDPSTNDTSVLHELQNYYEVIAIIGTVPVTIDGVPYIPAWELLQEEGVSRMHRLLEITRKSMVASMESNAVEREEIYHLIIDGLQEITTYGNPKSIANILQNSIPPVRDYYQWDSGRELGMWMHIGGLVDRLIASRVQSNPDKLMFSFPLDDQEIIPTEKEKSIWEIFHRKLEQELHLTVPEHIKKELVKLSR, encoded by the coding sequence ATGAGTCGAATAACGGATATTTATCAATATTTAAGCCAATTGAAAGGAGAAGCAGTAACTGCTGTGGAAGTAGGAGAACAATTGAATATTGACCGTTCTACTGCAAGTAGATATTTGAATGATTTAGTAAAAAGAAATAAAGCTAACAAAATATCTGGTAAACCAGTACGCTATGCTTTAGAAACATCTGAATCCTCAGAGAGTGAACAAATGGATTTAATCGGTTCGGAGGAAGCGCTTCGTCCTATATTAGAAACTGGAATGGCAGCGTTTTCTTATCCATCTCGTCCTTTGCCAATACTCTTTACAGGGGAAACCGGAACTGGTAAATCCTATCTAGCTGAAAAACTTTCGCAATTGGCGGTTGAACAAGCAAGTATGCTAGATAACAATGCTTTTGTATCATTTAACTGCGCGGATTATGCCCAGAATCCAGAACTGTTAATCGGTCAGATTTTTGGAATTAAAAAAGGCGCCTTTACAGGAGCGGATGAGGATAAAAGAGGACTGGTCGATATGGCGCATAAAGGTATTCTTTTCCTAGATGAGATACACCGTCTTCCTCCATCCGGCCAAGAAATGCTATTTTATCTTATGGATAAAGGAACGTATCATCGTTTAGGCGATGCGACACACGAACGGACTGCAGAGGTAGCAATTATTGGTGCAACAACAGAGAATCCGGATGATGTCCTTCTTCCAACATTGCTGCGGCGTTTTTCGATCAAATTAAATATTCCGCCGTTGCGGGAAAGAACTTATAAGGAAAGAGAAAAGCTGATTGATTCTTTTCTTCAAGAAGAAGCTGCCAAAATGAGTACAACACTCTCTATAGAAGCAGATTGCCGCGAAGCTTTCCTTACTTACGACTGTCCAGGCAATATAGGGCAGCTGAAGAGCGATATTCAAATTGCTTGTGCACATGCTTATTATCGTTATTTAAATAGCGATAGGAAACATGTAGTTATCAAACTGGAAGATTTTCTTGGTTATAGTGAAAATAATACAGAGAATAAAAAGAAAAAAGTTCCGCTGGATATTGAGCACGATACAGGGAAGGATTCCGCTAATGTTCCAAACATCTATCAGTATTTTGATTCTACCAGCAAAAACTCGAAAAAATCGACTCAAGTTTTAGAAAAGGTAGTGATAGATTATATATCGGAATTGAATCAAAAATACAGACATCTTCAAAACCAAAGAGAAAGCTGGAACCAGTTAATTGATAAGGATCTTTTTGATACACTTCATTATGCAGGGGAAGCATTAAAAGAAACATTTGGTTTTCCAATACCTAAAAGGCAGCTTTTTGTACTCGGGTTACACCTGCAGAATTTTCGAAATCACCTTCGAAACGATATAAAGAAAACCCCTATTCCAGTTGTGGTTCATCCGAATGCTTCATACCGGCAAGCTGCTAATCAGATTGCCTATTATCTAAAGGAACAAATTGGAATGACTTTACCTGCTGAAGAAATTGAATTAATGACGCATTTTATAACACCAGAGAATGACACGGTCGAGACTGTGATGAACGATCAAAAAATAGCTGTTTTACTTGTGATGCACGGAAAGTCCACAGCATCTTCCATGTCAGAAGTAGTCAATTATTTGCTAGGAAACCGCGTTATTCATGCGATTGATATGCCATTACATATTACTGCTGAAGAAACGTATGAACAAGTAAAAACGCATATTCAGCAATTTAAAACAACACTTGAAAATATAGAAGGTGTTTTGCTGTTGGTAGATATTGGGTCGCTTATTACTATGGGTGACACGATAAAAAATGATGTTGATGTACCTTTAAAAACCATCTCAAGTGTGAATTTGTCTATGGTGATGGAAGCTGGGAGACAATCATTGGTATCGGAACAGACTTTGTCGGGAATTTACGAAGATACAAAAGCAGCAATGCTGAAGTTTGTTAAAGAAGAAGAGGAAACGAAACATGTACAGAAAAAGCGTCTTATCGCTACAGTTTGTTTTACTGGAGAAGGCGCAGCGCAGTTACTGGAAGATTGGATAAAAAAACAAATTTCACAATCAGATCAAGATGTATTAATACGGTCTGTCCGTGTGGACCCTTCAACGAATGATACTTCTGTTTTGCATGAGTTGCAGAATTATTATGAAGTCATTGCCATTATAGGGACAGTTCCGGTAACGATAGACGGAGTTCCGTATATACCTGCATGGGAGTTGCTGCAAGAAGAAGGGGTATCCAGAATGCATCGACTGCTGGAAATCACAAGGAAATCAATGGTGGCTTCGATGGAAAGTAATGCAGTGGAAAGAGAGGAAATCTATCATTTAATTATTGATGGATTGCAGGAAATTACTACTTATGGAAATCCAAAATCCATCGCAAATATTTTACAGAATAGTATTCCGCCGGTTCGTGATTACTATCAGTGGGACTCCGGAAGAGAGTTAGGTATGTGGATGCACATTGGCGGACTAGTCGATCGATTAATTGCCAGTCGCGTTCAGAGCAATCCGGACAAGCTGATGTTTTCTTTTCCACTGGATGATCAAGAAATCATTCCAACAGAAAAGGAAAAATCAATTTGGGAAATTTTTCACCGAAAATTAGAACAGGAACTCCATCTTACGGTTCCCGAGCATATAAAAAAAGAGCTTGTGAAGTTATCTCGTTAA
- a CDS encoding PTS sugar transporter subunit IIC: MKLDQWLEDHLMGPLGKIAQNIYLQSIRDAFVIFALPVIITGAIFLIIANPPDSIEWGVVQAWVNAVEPIQAELLFPFNLTFGLMALTVAFGIGYSLASRRDMDAVMAGMLSMLAFFMTAFPVTDIEQVAFGDILQYLGGQGLFVAIILGILTTEAMRFLIKKGVTFEMPDGVPPYVMRTFRVIIPFMIILPVVWIISWIVWANFGITIPQAVLDIFSPLVTVSNSYGATLGMILLMLILWAMGIHGMNVVSSVVYPFWMTNLADNAEAVRQGTEATGIVTEPFFHMFTHLGGSGATIGLAVFLLFAASKQLKQVGKTVIIPSLFNINEPLIFGVPIVLNPILIIPFVLGPVVIVTINYILFATGILPPVIVQPPFTVPIFLGGFIATGGSWLAGVVQIVNAIIAALIYYPFFRKYDKQLLNEEKNSNEAETN; the protein is encoded by the coding sequence ATGAAACTCGATCAATGGCTTGAAGATCATCTCATGGGACCATTGGGAAAAATAGCGCAGAATATTTATTTGCAATCTATCCGTGATGCATTTGTTATCTTTGCATTGCCTGTTATTATTACAGGCGCGATTTTTCTTATCATAGCCAACCCGCCTGATTCCATTGAATGGGGGGTTGTACAGGCATGGGTAAATGCAGTAGAACCCATTCAAGCAGAACTTCTTTTCCCATTTAATCTGACCTTTGGGTTAATGGCACTAACCGTTGCGTTTGGTATTGGTTATAGTCTTGCCAGTCGCAGGGATATGGATGCTGTGATGGCAGGGATGCTATCTATGCTGGCATTCTTCATGACGGCATTTCCTGTTACGGATATCGAACAGGTGGCATTTGGAGATATTCTGCAATATTTAGGCGGTCAAGGCTTGTTTGTTGCCATTATATTAGGGATTCTTACGACAGAAGCCATGCGATTTTTAATTAAAAAAGGGGTTACATTCGAAATGCCTGACGGGGTTCCACCGTATGTGATGCGAACCTTTCGTGTGATTATTCCGTTTATGATTATTTTACCGGTTGTATGGATTATTTCTTGGATTGTCTGGGCTAATTTCGGTATCACGATACCTCAAGCTGTATTAGACATATTTAGCCCGTTGGTAACCGTTTCTAACTCTTATGGGGCAACACTTGGCATGATTCTGTTAATGCTTATTTTATGGGCCATGGGAATTCACGGAATGAACGTCGTATCATCTGTTGTGTATCCATTTTGGATGACCAACCTGGCAGATAACGCCGAAGCGGTCAGACAAGGGACGGAAGCGACAGGGATTGTTACAGAGCCATTCTTCCATATGTTCACGCATCTTGGAGGATCGGGAGCAACGATTGGTTTAGCTGTTTTCCTTTTATTTGCGGCATCCAAACAATTGAAACAGGTTGGAAAAACAGTTATTATACCTTCGTTATTCAATATCAATGAACCCCTTATTTTCGGGGTGCCGATTGTGCTGAATCCTATATTAATTATTCCATTTGTACTGGGGCCAGTTGTTATTGTAACGATTAACTATATCCTTTTTGCAACAGGGATTTTACCCCCTGTTATTGTGCAGCCGCCATTCACGGTACCTATTTTCTTAGGAGGATTTATTGCAACAGGTGGTTCCTGGCTAGCAGGAGTAGTACAAATTGTTAATGCGATTATTGCGGCGTTGATTTACTATCCATTCTTCCGTAAATATGATAAACAGCTACTGAACGAAGAAAAGAATAGTAATGAAGCGGAAACGAATTAA